GTGGGCATAGGCGTGGGCGCAGGCGCCGTCGAGGGTCATGGCCGTGCCGATGCCGATGCCGCAGACCATGTACCCGACCTGGGAGACGATGTGGTAGGACAGGATGCGTCGGGCGTTGTTCTCGATGGTCGCGTAGAACACACCGTAGAGGCACATGATGCAGCCTCCCACGGCCAGGACCTCGAAGCCGGCGTAGCCGCGGGCCAGGACGTAGACGGCGGTCTTGGTGGTAAAGGCGCTCATGAAGACCGCGCCGGTGACGGTCGCTTCGGGGTAGGCGTCGGGCAGCCAGGCGTGCAGGGGTACGAAGGCGGCGTTGACCAGGAAGCCGATGAGGATGATGTAGTCGAAGTAGCGGGCGGCGTCCGGGGCCACGGCGGTGAAGTCGAAGGTGCCGATGGCGCCGTAGCGCAACAGCAGCCCGGCCAGCAGGAACAGGCCGCCGAAGATGTGGAACAGGAAGTAGCGGAAGCCGGCGGCGGTGGCCTGCGGCGTGCCGCGCAGCCAGACCAGGAAGACCGAGCCGATGCTCATGAGCTCCCAGAATATGAAGAGCGTGATGTAATCCCCGGCGAAAACGCAGCCGAACCCGCCGGCCACGTACAGGCAGGCGGCCATGTGCTGGCCCCGGTCGGGGACGTGCAGGGCGTAGATGAAGCCGATCAGCGACTGGATGGCGAAGACGTGGGCGAACACCAGGGCCAGGGCGTCCACCCGGCCGAGCAGCAGGGTGTGGCCGAGGTAGGGAATGGCGGCCAGTTGCCTGGCGCCGTCGGGCCCAAGCGTCAGGCCGACCACCGAGGCGATGGCCACGACCGGCGGGGCCAAAAGCAGCCAACGCCAGGTCTTGTAGGTTTCGTTGGACAAAAAGGCCATGACCAGGGCCAGGGCCAGAAAGCCGATGGACGGGTGCAGGAAGTGGATGCCCGTGAGCTGCTCAAGACCGGCCATTGTCGTCCTCCGGGCGGGCAAGAATGGGGTAGACGATTTTTTTCAGCACCACGACCATGACCACGGCGGCCACCAGGGCGAAGACCTCCCAGAAACCGGGCAAGCCCTCGCCGGGGAAATGGGGATGGTGCGGGGTGATGAAGAGGTTTAAGACCACGCAGATCCCCAGTACGATAAACAGCGCCTTTTTCCAGCCGTCGGCGTTTTCCCTGGCCCTGTCCAGCCAGTCGCCGAGCCGTTGCGGTTCCCGCATGAATCGCTTCCTCCATCGTTGCCGGGCGGCCGGGGCCGCCGCGGTGCCGCGCGGTGCGCGGCCGTTCGTTCACGCGCCGGGCAGGCCCGGCCTTCCGGTTAGAACTTGCCGAACGCGTCCACGAACGACGCGAATATCTGCGGAAAAAGCCCCAGGGCCACGGAGATGACCGCCGTGAGGCACAAGGGCACCACCATGACCAGCGGCGCTTCCTTGAAATGGCTGTGATCCACGCCATCCGCCGGCGGCCGGAAAAAGGCCCGGTAGATGACGGGCACGAAGTAGCCGGCGTTTAAAAGCGTGGAGGCCAGAAGCGCCAGCAGCAGGATGTACTGGTGGATGCTGACCGCCCCATTGGCCAGGTACCACTTGGTGACGAAGCCGCACACCGGCGGCACGCCGATCATGGACAGCGAGGCCACGGCAAAGGCGCCGAAGGTGAACGGCAGCTTGCGGCCGAGGCCGTCCATGAGCGGGATCTTTTTGAGGTGCGTGGCCACGTAGATGGCGCCGGCGGCGAAAAAGAGCGTGATCTTGGCGAAGGCGTGGTGGGCGATGTGCAGCAGCCCGCCCTTGACAGCCAGGGGGGTGAGCATGGCCACGCCTATGATGATGTAGGAGAGCTGGCTGACCGTGGAATAGGCCAGCCGGGCTTTCAGGTCTTCCTTGGTCAGGGCGATGACCGAGGCCACGACGATGGTGAAGGCGGCCAGGTAGGCGGTAATGAGCCCCAGGCCCAGGTTGGCCAGCAGGTCCACGCCGAAGCAGGACAGCATGATGCGCGAGACCGAGAACACGCCGGCCTTGACCACGGCCACGGCGTGCAGCAGGGCCGAGACCGGGGTGGGGGCGACCATGGCCGAGGGCAGCCAGTTGTGCAGGGGCATGATGGCCGCCTTGGCCAGGCCGAACAGGAACAGGAAGTAGGTGACGGACACGAGCGTCGGGTCGGCGCCCGGGGGGAACATGCCGTGGCTGATGTCGGTCAGGTTGAAGTCCAGGGTGCCGCACTGGACGTAGGTGAGGATCATGGCCGGCAGCAGGAACAGCTTGGAGGTGCCCATCAGGTAGACCAGGTACTTGCGCGCGCCGTGATAGCCTTCCTCGTCCTGGTGGTGGGCGACCAGGGGATAGGTGAAGACGGTGATGACCTCGTAGAAGAGGTAGAGGGTGGCGATGGTGCCGGAAAAGGCCACGCCGACCGCGCCGAAGATGGAAACGGCGAAGCAGAAGTAGTAGCGCGTCTGGGCGTGTTCCTTGAGCGAGCGCATGTAGCCGATGTTGTAGCTCGTGGCGAAAAACCACAGGAAGGTGGCCACCACGGCGAAGATGCAGGACAGCCCGTCCACGGCGAAGGTGATGGAGACGCCGGGGAAGAAGGTGACCAGGTGGTAGGTCCACACGGCCCCGTCGAGCACGGCCGGGACCATGGAGATCACGGCGGCGAAGGCCATGGCCGCGGCGGCGAAGGACACGCCCTCGCGCAGGTCCTGGTTCTTGCGCAAAAACCACAAGGCGAAGGGCGCCACGAAGGTGATGACGAGCGGTGCGAGCACCCGGGCGCTTTCAATGGTATGGGCGACGGCCATGGATTACCCCTTGAGTTCGCTGGGGCCGTCGGCGGCGGCATCCCCGAAGCGTTTGGTGACGACCAGGACAATGGCCAGGACGAGGGTGGCCTCGGCGGCGGCGAGCCCCATGACCAGCAGCGCGCCGAGCTGGCCGAGGACGGCGTCCATGGGAGTGAGCTGGGCGGCGGCCACGATGGACAGGCCGGCGCCGTTGAGCATCAGCTCCACGCCGATGAGCATGCCGATGAGCGTGCGGCGGGCGACCAGGGCATAGAGCCCCAGGCACAGCAGCAGCACGGCCACGACCTGGTACAGCAGCAACGGGTTGTTCATCCGGCCCTCCGTTTTTCAAAGGCAAGCAAGACCGCGCCGGCCATGGCGGCCAGCAACACCACGGAAATCAGTTCGAACGCCAGGGTATAGGGGCCGAGCAGTCCCGCGCCGAGCTGCTCGGGGCCGATATTTTTTGGCGTGGGAAAGCCTGTCGTGCCGTAGACGGCCAGAAACGGCACGAGGATGCCGGCGGGCACGAGAAAGACGGGGATGGCCCGCAGGACGCCGGCGCCGCCCGGCCCTTCGGCCTCGGCCCCGTCGGCGGCGCGGGTGAGCATGATGGCGAAGAAGATCAGCACGGTGACGGCGCCGACATAGATGAGGATCTGCATGAGGGCGACGAACTCGGCCAGAAGCAGCAGGTAGAGGCCGGCCACGCCGAACAGGGCGACGACCAGCCCGATCATGGCCCGCACGAGGTTGGCGGCGGCCACGGCGAGGACGCCTCCGGCCAGGATGATGAGCGCATAGAGCGCAAAAGCATATTGCCCGAGATACAGTTCATTCATAGACGCCACACTCCCCTTGGCACCGGCCGGCACATCGTATTGTTCCCAAGCAAGTCCTAAGGACAACAAACAGCCTCAGCACAACAACCCGACATCGACGAAGAAAAAAAAACAATGAAAAGTCGCAAATCAAAAATCAAACACGCAACGAGACAGAAGCAAACACACCAAATTGCCAAAAAATATTCGGAATATTCAAGAAAAAAACAACAGCATCTTCTGTGTCCGAAGAAAAATCCACGCTTTATTCTCTATCATTTATTTCAAACAAGCAGGAAACATCCGTGCCATTGTGCACCGACGCGATGTCCTTAACCCAATTTACCGTGAACACCATGCACAATCTCGCCGACCGCGTCAATATTGACCAAATTTTCACAATTTGCATCAAAATTCCATGCAGAGGCCGACGACTGCTTGTATCAAATACAAACTTGCAAAGATCAGACACATGAAGCGTGCCATTGTTTTAAAAAACCGTGTTACGACAGCGGGGACGCTTATAAGCCCCTTCCGCCGCCCCCGTCAAGGAGGAAAAGCTGCCAAATCGTAGCATAGCCAGGGCCGCCTCGCCAGCCATGTCCGGCTTTTCACACGGGGCCGGCAATGCTCCCCGCAACTATTTTTCCTTGCAACACACCGAGATAATAGTATTAACTAAAAGTGCGAATCGTGAGAAAAAAAATACCCGGCGCTCGCGGACCCCGACCAAGAACAAGGCGACACAGCATCCGGGCGGACGGCACCGCGCCTCTGCTACGCCAGCAGGCACGGATGCAACGCCGCCGG
Above is a genomic segment from Solidesulfovibrio sp. containing:
- a CDS encoding Na(+)/H(+) antiporter subunit D; translation: MAGLEQLTGIHFLHPSIGFLALALVMAFLSNETYKTWRWLLLAPPVVAIASVVGLTLGPDGARQLAAIPYLGHTLLLGRVDALALVFAHVFAIQSLIGFIYALHVPDRGQHMAACLYVAGGFGCVFAGDYITLFIFWELMSIGSVFLVWLRGTPQATAAGFRYFLFHIFGGLFLLAGLLLRYGAIGTFDFTAVAPDAARYFDYIILIGFLVNAAFVPLHAWLPDAYPEATVTGAVFMSAFTTKTAVYVLARGYAGFEVLAVGGCIMCLYGVFYATIENNARRILSYHIVSQVGYMVCGIGIGTAMTLDGACAHAYAHILYKGLLFMGAGCLLYSAGTAKLTELGGLASRLPLVMIGYMVGAVSISGMPLFNGFVSKTMTIAGAAEAHRTWLALGMELAAVGTFLSVGIKLPYFAFWAKPKSQVELKPIPWNMYLGMGISSLLCLGIGLFPQTLYSLLPFPTDYAPYTPWHVLQACCILGFTGLGFYLMRKIIPPHPSRNLDFDFLYRLVGRGFVKVVSFPVAAIDNVWTDVYEKVGLKALIEAGLGTSVFDGKVIDGVLDGSARGVREVGGAGVARGQTGRLQDYLAAAVTIGLVLFAIVWFAG
- a CDS encoding monovalent cation/H+ antiporter subunit D family protein, which codes for MAVAHTIESARVLAPLVITFVAPFALWFLRKNQDLREGVSFAAAAMAFAAVISMVPAVLDGAVWTYHLVTFFPGVSITFAVDGLSCIFAVVATFLWFFATSYNIGYMRSLKEHAQTRYYFCFAVSIFGAVGVAFSGTIATLYLFYEVITVFTYPLVAHHQDEEGYHGARKYLVYLMGTSKLFLLPAMILTYVQCGTLDFNLTDISHGMFPPGADPTLVSVTYFLFLFGLAKAAIMPLHNWLPSAMVAPTPVSALLHAVAVVKAGVFSVSRIMLSCFGVDLLANLGLGLITAYLAAFTIVVASVIALTKEDLKARLAYSTVSQLSYIIIGVAMLTPLAVKGGLLHIAHHAFAKITLFFAAGAIYVATHLKKIPLMDGLGRKLPFTFGAFAVASLSMIGVPPVCGFVTKWYLANGAVSIHQYILLLALLASTLLNAGYFVPVIYRAFFRPPADGVDHSHFKEAPLVMVVPLCLTAVISVALGLFPQIFASFVDAFGKF
- the nuoK gene encoding NADH-quinone oxidoreductase subunit NuoK, giving the protein MNNPLLLYQVVAVLLLCLGLYALVARRTLIGMLIGVELMLNGAGLSIVAAAQLTPMDAVLGQLGALLVMGLAAAEATLVLAIVLVVTKRFGDAAADGPSELKG
- a CDS encoding NADH-quinone oxidoreductase subunit J, producing the protein MNELYLGQYAFALYALIILAGGVLAVAAANLVRAMIGLVVALFGVAGLYLLLLAEFVALMQILIYVGAVTVLIFFAIMLTRAADGAEAEGPGGAGVLRAIPVFLVPAGILVPFLAVYGTTGFPTPKNIGPEQLGAGLLGPYTLAFELISVVLLAAMAGAVLLAFEKRRAG